ATCCGCCGTCGATCCCGCATCGCCGCAAATTCCCAGATCCAGTCGACAGCGACGGCCAAGGTACTCTCCGCGGATGTCGATTTGCACGACCTTGACATTGGTAGGAATAAAATTCTGATAGGGGAAATCCGTTCCCCACATCACCAGTAAATCGCACCGCTTCATCGCCTCGTAGGCATCACCCCATCCAAGAAGCCCCGTCATTCCCACGCCATTGGGGTTGTCGTATTCGAAGATTTCCTTGCCACGCCACGTATAGGCGACGGGAGCTTTTAATTTTTGAGCCAGGACCGCAATCTTGTGTTCCGAGCCGGCACAGCCAATCCCGCAAAAGAACGTAATTTTTTCACTCGCATTCACTAATTCCGCCAAAGCCTTGATTTCAGAATCGGCAGGCACGAGCCGCGGATTGGAAAACGCGGGGGGATGCACCAGTTCCCGGCCCTCCGCCTTGGAGGCGGCAACATCTCCCGGCAGAACAATCACGCCAACATCCTGACGCGCATAGGCATGCTGGATCGCTGAAAGCAACACGCGGGGAACCTGCTCCGGTTCCGATGCCAGTTCGGAATAAACACTGCACTCGCGGAACAATTCTTCCGGATGAGTTGCCTGAAAATAATCCACTCCAACCTGGCTTTGCGGAATGTGGGAGGCGATAGCCAAAACCCGGGCATGGCTTCTGTGAGCATCAAAAAGACCGTTGATCAAGTGCAAGTTGCCGGGGCCGCTACTGCCACAGCATACGGCCAGACTGCCGGTCAGTTGCGCCTCCGCACTAGCGGCAAACGCTGCGACTTCTTCATGACGGACATGGATCCATTCAATCGTCTTTTTCCGGCGGAGGGCATCCGTAATGGGATTCAAACTGTCCCCGACTATACCGTAGATCCTTTTGATCCCGGACTGCTCCAATATGTCAACAACCTGATCTGCTACCGAATACATACCGATTAGACCAATCAGAGACGGAAGCGATCAACACTTCTCCAAGAAATCTATACAAATGACGCAACAAAACGGTCACTTATGTGTCCATTTCCTAACCATAAATCCGTTCTCGTCCTGAAAAAAATGGTTACTCTGCGAATCGTAGCTTATGAAAAACAACAACACTCCCCTCATTCTGACATCGTTGCTCGCAGGAGCTTCCATGATCCAACTTGCCGGAGCCGCCACACCGACGACAGTTGCCGCAACGCAACCGGAGGTTACTCCTTCCATCACCAAAAACATCTACTTCTGGGATCAGGCTTTCGGGCTCGCACCCCAAAAGAAAGTACATCTCTATAAAAACAGTAACAACCCCTATATTCAGGAAGTCAACGTCAGCCTCCGCATGCAATACCAGGCCGGATGGGTGGACGGACAAGTCGGCAACTATGACGGCAGCCGCAACTGGACGGACGGATACCGCCGTTTCCGTGCGGGCTGGAACGCCAAAGTATTGAATGACTTCAAACTCCAAAACGTCTGGAACATCGGAGGCGTAAACAGCACCGGTTCCTGGAACAAATCCCAGGGATCCTGGGATGATCACAGCCAAACGTCAGCCAGCCTCTACGAAGCATTCATCCAATACAATTACAAGGACAAGGGCTACACTTTCGCCTTCGGTAAAACCAACCCGGAAATCTACGCCGAAAACCGCGTTTCATCCAGTTCCCTCAAAGTGCCGGAATTCTCCATCGTCGAATCGACTGTCCTCTTTGACTCCGTCTGGGGGTTCTGGGCTGCCAACGACACCAAAAAGGACAAACTCGGCTACTACATCGGCATCTGGTCGGGAACAAGCGACTCCAATAAACAAATCTGGGGTACATGGGAAAATTGCTTCACCACGGTGGAACTCTCCTATGGTCTTGACAAGATCCTTCTGGACAAGGGGCGTTTCTACATTGACTGGGTTCACAGCTTTGCCGATGCGGACAAGCCTCTGGCCGGTAGAAGCAGTACTTTCGTCGGTTCCCAGAACGAAGACGTTTTGTCCGCCTACTACATCGGCAAGCAAGGTAAATTCGGCATTACCGTTGAAGGGCTTTGGGCACTCAAGAGCAACAACAAGGACGCCGACGATATGTTCGGTCTTGTCGTGCTGCCCACCTACTCCATCACAGATCACGTCGAGGCCGTGGCCCGTTTCCAGTTTGCCTCTGGCGACAATGCCGTCAACGTCGGCAAAAACCGCTATGTCAAGGCTCTCCAAAGACAATCTCCGGGCTACGCCGATTCCTACTATGCCATCGGTGGCGGGTTCAACTTCTACGTCTATAGCGCAGAACCTTCCCGTCTGAAAATCATGACAATGATGGAATACTGCAACTCCACCGTCAGTCAGGAAAACAAAGCCAAAAACGCCGGATTCACCGGTTGGCAGTTTATCTGTGGTGCCTATCTCAACTTCTAAAGAAATCATCATCCCCAAGAATTTGTTACGATAAAGACACAGTAAATTTCTTAGCGGACCAGTGTGTTTCGGATAGGTTCGATCCGTTCGGCACACTGGTCCGTTCTTTTATCAAAATATCCAACATTGGATCTTCATACAACGCCATGAGCAAAATCAACTGCATCATTATGGACTGGGCGGGTACCGCCATCGATTTCGGCTGCTTCGCCCCCCTCCATGTCTTCCTCCGCGTCTTTGCCGAGAAAAACATTAAAATCACCTACCGCCAGGCACGGGAACCGATGGGGTTGCTGAAAATCGATCACATCCGCGCTATCCTCTCAATGCCTCCAATCCGCGAACAATTCCGGGCAGTTCATGGCAGGGATTGGACGGAAGAGGATGTCCTCGGAATGTACGAAAGTTTCGAACGACATCTCTTCGCCTCGCTCAAGGATTTCACGACTCCCATCCCCGGCGTTATCGAAACACTCGAAGCACTCAAAGCACAAGGCATCAAAATCGGTTCCACCACAGGCTACACGGCAGCCATGATGGATATCGTTCGTCCTGAAGCCGCAGCCAAAGGCTACGTGGTCGACAACCTTGTCACTCCTACCAATCTGCCCTCCGGCCGCCCAGCGCCTTACATGATCTACCAAAACATGATCGACCTGGCCATCCCCTCCGTCGACCAAGTCGTCAAAGTCGGGGACACCATTGCAGATATCCGGGAAGGGATTAATGCCAAAGTCCACACTGTCGGCATCATCACCGGAAGCAACGAACTCGGTCTTTCGGAAGAAGAATACGGCAACCTTCCCGCCGGAAAAATCAACGCGATGAAATCGGAAGTCCGCCAACGCATGCTTACCGCAGGAGCCCACTACGTTATCGATTCCATCACCGATCTTCCCGCCTGCATCGACACCATCAACAAATTCAACGGATAATATAACAACCTCAAGCTTTTTACTTCATATGAGAAATTACCTCCTCCTCACACCCGGCCCCCTGAGCACATCCCCCTCCGTCCGCGAAGCCATGCTTCAGGACTGGTGTACCTGGGACAAAGACTACAACGAAGGCATTGTCTCCGTCATCCGCCAGGAGTTGCTTCGCATCACCGGACTGGACAATTCCTATACCTCAGTCCTCCTGCAGGGCAGCGGCACCTACAGCGTAGAAGCCGTCCTCGGCAGTGCAGTCAAGCCGGAAGACAAGCTTCTCATTGTCTCCAACGGAGCCTACGGGAAACGCATGGGGGACATCGCCCGCTACCACGGCCTGAACTACGCCATCATATCTCTGAAGGAAACCCTGCAGGTCACCGCCGATGTCGTCCTCAAAGCCCTTGTCGAGCACCCGGACACAACCCATCTCGCCATGGTACACTGCGAAACGACAACAGGTATCATCAACCCCATCGAAGAAGTCGCCAAAGCTATAGAAGGACATGAACTCACTTTCATCGTTGATGCCATGAGCAGTTTCGGAGGTATCCCCATCGATATCGATGGGTTAAACATCGACTTCCTCATCAGCAGCGCCAACAAGTGCATCCAGGGTGTTCCCGGCTTTGGGTTCATCATTGCCAAACGAACCAAAATAGAATCCTGCAAGGGTACTTCCCGCAGCCTCTCCCTGGACATCTACGACCAGTGGAACGAAATGGAAAAAGGCCATGGCAAATGGCGTTTCACTTCCCCAACACATGTTGTCCGCGCTTTCTTCCAGGCACTCAAAGAACTCAATGACGAAGGAGGGATTGCCGCGCGTCACCAGCGTTACCGGGAAAACCACAGTATTCTCGTCGAAGGTATGGAACGCCTCGGATTCAAAGCTCTTCTCCCCGCCGACGTACAATCTCCCATTATCACTTCTTTCCTGTATCCGGAAAAAGACTTCGATTTCCCCGCCTTTTACGAAGCACTCAAACAACGCGGGTTCGTCATCTATCCCGGTAAAATTTCCGAGGCTCCGACCTTCCGCATCGGCAATATAGGCGATGTCTTCCCGGAAGATTTCGAACGCCTCGTCGACCAAGTAGCCGCCATCCGAGGAAACAAAACCCGGTAACTTCCCATCCTTTACCAAAACACAATTATGCTGGAACTTCACAATATCAAAAAAATCTATAACGACACCCCCGTCCTCAACGGCATCAGCCTCACGATAGGGAAAGGAGAAATCGTCTCCATCCTCGGACCATCCGGCAGCGGCAAAACCACTCTGCTTAACGTCATCCTGGGATTAACGGACATGGACGGCGGCTCCATCATTTACGATGGGGAAGATCTCAGCCGCACCCCCATGCAACAGCGCGGATTCAATATTGTCTTTCAGGACTACGCTCTGTTTCCCAATCTGAACGCCTACCAGAACATCACCTACGGCCTGAAAAACAAACCCAACATCTGTTCGCGGAAAGAAGTGGAAGAACTCATTGAACTTTTAGGACTCTCCGAACATCTCGACAAAAGGATCGAACAGCTCTCCGGAGGACAAAAACAGCGTGTCGCTCTCGCACGTACTCTTGTCATGAAACCTCGTATCCTTCTCCTCGACGAACCCCTCAGCGCCCTTGATGGCGTCATTAAGGAATCCATCAAAACGCGTATCAAAACCATCGCACGGGAATATAATCTCACCACCGTCATTGTCACCCACGATCCGGAAGAAGCCCTGACTCTTTCCGACCGAGTCCTGATCCTCAACGAAGGCAGGATTTCCCAATACTCCACCCCGGTCGAAATCGTCTCCCAACCATGCAATAACTTTGTCAAGACATTCATCCTGAATCAGCTCGAGATCAAACGCAACAACATCATGTCCCTCTTCGGGGGTTGTTATGCATCATAAGGAAAAATCGGAAATCAAAATCGTCTTCTGGGCAGTCATCGCCGTTTTTGCCGTATTCCTCGCCCTGCCTATGGGTTACCTGGTGAGGCAATCCCTGTCCGCCAACGGAAGTTTCGGGCTGGAAAATTACGCTGAAACATTGGCCAACGGACGATTCCTCCACTCATTCGGCAACAGTTTCCTGATCTCGGGGGCTTCCGCTCTGATCACAACGATCCTGGCTTTTTTCCTGGCTTATACGGTCAACAACACCGCCCTCCCCGGGAGGATCAGGAAGATCATCGGAGGATTAACCATTTCCCCGATGTTCCTGCCGACTATCACCTACGGTTTCGTCATCATTTATTCATTCGGCAAAGAAGGTTTGCTCACCACCATTCTGGGGTTCCAGCCCTTTGACATCTACGGGTTCAACGGGATGCTTCTCGGGTATGTCATTTATACGCTGCCCATCGCCTTCCTGCTCATCAACAACACGTTTAAATACATTGATAAAAACTTCGCGATCGTTTCGCGCATCATGGGAGACACTCCGATCCAGACTTTCTTCTGTACGGCAGTTCGTCCTCTGGTCGGAACCCTTGGAGCCGCTTTCATCCAGGCGTTCACCCTCAGTTTCACGGACTTCGGCATCCCCGCCTCCATCGGCGGCCAATTCGATGTTGTCGCCATCCATCTGTACAATGAAATGCTGGGAGCCATCCCGAACTTCGCCGGAGGCTCCACGATCGCCGTCATCATGCTCCTGCCGTCCATCATCAGTATCATCCTGATCGGATATCTGGAACGCTACAACTTCCGTTACAACAAAATCTCCCGGCAGGAAATCAAGTCCAGCCCCGTCCGGGACACCATTTGTGCCTCCGGTTCATTGATCCTCCTCGGAGGGATCATCGCCATCTTTGCAGTTATGTTCGTCGTACCTTTCGTCCGTAGCTGGCCCTACGAGCCCTCATTGACGTTCGATAACATTATTCGTCTTCTGAAGTCACCCAATCTGACGGGAATTTACAAAAACTCCCTGCTCGTCGCTTTCTTTACCTCCGCCGCAGGTACCGTTCTCGCCTACGGAGCCTCTCTGGTCACGGCCCGGTCGGAACTCCACGGCGCAGCGCGAAGCATCATCAATGGCATTGCCCTTGTCACCAACACCATTCCAGGCATGGTTCTCGGCATTGCCTACCTCTTTGCCTTCTCCGGCACCAGTCTGCAAAACACCTTCCTTATCCTCATCGTCTGCAACGTCATCCACTTCTTCACGACTCCCTACCTTATGGGTAAAAGTTCACTGGAAAAAATGAACAAAGGTTGGGAAGCGACAGCCTCCCTCATGGGTGACAGCTGGATCAAGACGATGTTCCGAGTCGTCATTCCCAACTCTATGGGCACAATTCTTGAAATCTTCTCCTATTATTTCATCAACAGCATGATCACCATCAGCGCCATCATCTTCCTCGTCGGCGCCAGAACTGCCGTGCTCACCACGAAAATCAAGGAACTTCAGCACTTCGCGAAGTTCGACGAAATCTTTGTCATGTCGATTCTCATCCTCCTCACCAATATCGTGATCAGGGTGGTCATCTCACGGATATCCCAGAACCGTCATGCACAATAACCACACCCATACCATATGAAACAACTACGTTCCATCCTCGCCGCCTGTATCCTCGGAAGTGCCACCATGGCTTTCATGACCTCCTGCCAGGGAGAAAAACAGGTCATCATTTACTCCAATGCCGACGATGAAGCTATCGCCGCCATGGGACAGGCCCTGGACAAGGCCGGGTACAAAGACAAATACATGTTCACCACATTCAGTACGTCGGAACTGGGTGGCAAAGTAATCGCCGAAGGTAAAAACATTGAGGCGGATATGCTGACGCTCTCCTCCTATTACCTGGACAGCGCCCAAAGCGCCAACAAGATGTTCCTTCCCCTGACTTTTGCCATGGAGCCCCTTAAGCCCGTCAATCCCTGCTTCGGTCCCATCACCGGACAGGAAGGCGCTATCTTCATTAATACCAAAGTCATCGAGGATCGTGGAATCGCCGTTCCCAAGTCCTTAAAGGATCTGGCCAAACCCGAGTATAAAGGACTCATCTCCATCCCCAACATCAAGAGTTCGTCAACTGCCTGGCTCATGGTCCAGGCCCTTGTCAACGCTTATGGAGAAGAAGAAACACGGCAAATCCTCAAGGCCATGATTGACAATGCCGGTCCCCATTTGGAAAATTCCGGATCAGCACCCCTCAAAAAACTGCGGGCCGGGGAAGTCGCCATCGCTTTCGGTCTGCGCCAGCAAGCCGTAGCCGACAAAAAGAAGGGGCTTCCCATCGATTATGTCGATCCTACAGAAGGGACCTTCTCCCTGATGGAGGCTGTTGCCATCCCGGACAAGGGTGACAACACCAATCCCGAGACCATGAAAATGGCTGAAATCATGATCCGCGAAGGCCGCAAGGAGTTGATCAAAACCTATCCCGTCCCCCTCTTCCACGGGGAACAGGCCGTCTCAGACGCCAAATCGCCCCACCAGAAAACATTCCCCCAGCCTCTGACAGTAGAATTGCTGAAAAAACATCAATCATTAATGGATAATTAAAAAATAAATCCAATTTAATGATTTCAAGGCTTCTCTCTTCAGGGAGAGAAGCTTTTTATATATTAACATCGTCTTCGGACAAACGACATTTTCAATACTTCCCCATTTTGTTCCTAAAATAAGGCAGAAAAATCCCTCTCCCGACCATGGGAGAGGGGCACGAACGAGATACAGTTGTTCGTTTTCTCTCCTGGAGATCTTCCCGCTAGTCACCGGATAACCCGGTAGAACTTCTGGAAAAATCTTCTTATGTGGCTCAACCACAAAAAGAAAATACAATTTACAACGATAGGAATACTTCCCTCCTCGCTGTTGTGAGGACACTAACGGTTTTGCAAACCGCTTGTTTTTTTATTACTCTTCTGATCGTCAGTAAATTATAATCATATATAATGTATATTTATTTTTCTTGAATTAAATTCATTTCGGTATCAACCCCATTGAATGTCAATGGGTGTAAAAAAAATTGACAGCGGTTTGCAAATTCGTTAGAAAAACAATGGATCTTCAATATACCATCCCTTCAAATGAAAATCAGATATTTATTTCCATTTTCTCTAATTTTTAGCGTTTCTACAATACCGGCAAATGCTGATTTAGTAGTCACCACTGTCGATGAACTTAATGATTGTCGCGATCAGTATTTTCAAAACGGCGCCTTCGTTCTGGATTCAGTCGGGAACGTTTCCTTCACGCCTCTTTCGGAATCTCCGGAATCGACCTCGTTTCCTTATCTATTGACTTCCAGTGCCAGTAACAAAACAGTAGATACCCGTTTTTCCATAACAAATACGGGGGATATCTCTTTCCAAGGCAACGGTACCTATGGGGGGATAAACTCTTCGGGGAATATGGGAGGCTACCTTTCCAATTCCGTCGTATTTTCAAATACGGGGTCTATCTCCTTTTCCGATTTCTCAGGCTATACGGGAGGAGCCATTAACTGTCCCTACGGCGGACTGATCTTTTCCGATATCAACGGAAATATCACCTTCGAAAACAACAAGTCATCATCGGAAGGAGGAGCCATACAACTGAGGGGAAATCAGGCGGACATGCCTGGTAACCTGACTGTTCATAATCTCCAGGGGGATTTTATAGCAAAAGGGAATTCCTCCACATACGGCGGCGTTTTGTTCAGCATTTCCGGACATCTGGATTTTTCAAAGACGGGAGACCTGATCTTCGAAAACAACATGGCACAAGGAAATTCCTATTCCAATGGTGGAGCTCTTTACAGTGGAGGAGTAGCGAACCACATGTCCTTTGTCGATACGGGGAACATGGTCTTCCGGGGAAATGAAGCACCTTATTGCGGCGGTGCCATTTATATAGACTTTACGCTTCTGGACGAGAACATCGCTCCAATCCTGTTTCAAAATACGGGAGATATTCTTTTCGAGAATAATCAAGCCACTTACGGGGGAGCTATCAGTGCCCTCAACTACCGGCCCACCAGCAAGTACGACATTGTCTTTGAAAACACGGGAAAGATATCCTTTATCGGAAACAGCGCCGTTGTCGGCGGCGGCATCTATGCCGGATCATTAGGCAGCGGACTGGATGTCGGAGTCAGGATTACCGGAGCGGAGAGCGTACTTTTCGATAGTAATTATGCCACTAAAGATGGTGGAGGAGGAAGTGCCATTTATTCTACCAACCTGTACATTGCCAATTGCGGAGACGTTTCGTTCACCAATAACAGAGGTGTTTACGACGGAAACGCCGTTGTCTACCTGAGCATGATGGGGAAAGGCAACAATGTCCTTTCCGCAGACAGGGGGGATATTCTTTTCCGCAACAATCTTCCCGGGGTGAATGAATATGTCAATTTAGCCATAAACGCCTGGGGGATGGATGAAACGGATTTGAACGTACGCGCAGCGGAAGGAAGAAAAGTTTCCTTCTACGACCCAATCATCATCGAACCCGATGCCGAGCCCGAGGACGCAAAGCCGATCACTTGGGATCTGAACAAGGGTGATGGCTATACGGGTACGGTTGTTTTTTCCGGAGAGGATTTGGAAGACCCAGATATGGCTGTTTCAACGATAAAAGGCGGCGATCTTGTCGTACACCAGGGATCACTCGTACTCCAGAAAGGAGCATCCCTGCTCGTTGAAGGCGAAGGACACGGGTTTTCCCAATACGCAGGGATCCTGGATATCAGCAATGCCAAGATCACAGCTCCTTTTATCCGAATCGGCGGTACGCCTGAAGGGGATATCGTTACCATCAGGCCCGGTGAACATGCGATATTGGAAGGGGATGAAATTACGATGAATGGCAATATCATCGTCGATTTCGCCTACCATATGACCGAAACGGGATTTTCCTCCCCCGGCCCGGTTGAAATTATTGCCGGGCAATTCCTCCTCGGAGGATCCCTCGGCATTCACGATACGGAAACCGACACGAATTACTACTATGCGGACAACCGGTGGGCTGCTCCCCATAGCTTTACATTGCTGCATGATACACAACAAATCCATGACGGGGATTTTGATTCCGTTGCGTCTTTAGCGACGGGAAGCGACCGCATCGACTCTCCCTACACCTACAATGGAACATGGAGCCGTGAATGGATTGATTCGGATGGAGACGGCACATTGGATCAATTGAATGTCGTATGGACTCCCGATACCGTAGAACCTCCCGTCGATCCGGTAGATCCTGACGATCCTAATCCGCCCACACCTCCGGCTCCGATCATCCGGGACATCCTGCCCGAACTGGCGGGAGGTCTCGCCATGAACACCATGTGGTCATCCGCTTCCAATGCCCTCTCCACATCCAATGCCGCACTCGGCAACCTCGGTGTCACCCGGTTCAAAATGGAACCGAAAAACAACTACTGGATCAAGGGACTCGGAGACTTCACCAGCCACGGTTCCGTGGGAACCCGTGACGGATACGACTACAATGGAGGAGGGTACGCCGTCGGCGCCGATCGCAAGATCACGACCAACGCAATTCTCGGCCTTTCCTTCGGCAATCTCTACGGCAAGAACTACAGCCGCTCCTTCGTCGGAGATGTCGACCAGACATCCGAAGTCGCTCTTCTTTACGGTGGCTGGAGAAAAGAGATCAATCCCAAGAACGCGCTGACTGTAACAGGATCGGCCGGTTACGGATGGACGAAGAACAAAATGGATTCATTCCATACGGGAAACTGGTCACACGGCGAGTGGGATAACCGCACTCTCTTCGGC
This is a stretch of genomic DNA from Akkermansia sp. N21116. It encodes these proteins:
- a CDS encoding thiamine pyrophosphate-dependent enzyme codes for the protein MYSVADQVVDILEQSGIKRIYGIVGDSLNPITDALRRKKTIEWIHVRHEEVAAFAASAEAQLTGSLAVCCGSSGPGNLHLINGLFDAHRSHARVLAIASHIPQSQVGVDYFQATHPEELFRECSVYSELASEPEQVPRVLLSAIQHAYARQDVGVIVLPGDVAASKAEGRELVHPPAFSNPRLVPADSEIKALAELVNASEKITFFCGIGCAGSEHKIAVLAQKLKAPVAYTWRGKEIFEYDNPNGVGMTGLLGWGDAYEAMKRCDLLVMWGTDFPYQNFIPTNVKVVQIDIRGEYLGRRCRLDLGICGDAGSTADALAPLVHTKDNGIHLTESLKRHGHQIKKMNAYIEPDSEKPPIRPEHLTTALNALADNDAVFTIDTGTPCIWAARYICATKGRNLIGSFSHGSMADAMPMAIGAQAAFPGRQVIALCGDGGFSMLAGDLITVAQYKLPIKLVVYNNDCLDFIQLEMEAAGLVPSQIDLHNPSFADLARAVGIRGFRLEKPCDIERLVKEFLDYPGPALLDAVVDRNAISLPPYISIGQAASFSLSMVKQTLNGEVGQVWDTLAGNRKLF
- the phnX gene encoding phosphonoacetaldehyde hydrolase — translated: MSKINCIIMDWAGTAIDFGCFAPLHVFLRVFAEKNIKITYRQAREPMGLLKIDHIRAILSMPPIREQFRAVHGRDWTEEDVLGMYESFERHLFASLKDFTTPIPGVIETLEALKAQGIKIGSTTGYTAAMMDIVRPEAAAKGYVVDNLVTPTNLPSGRPAPYMIYQNMIDLAIPSVDQVVKVGDTIADIREGINAKVHTVGIITGSNELGLSEEEYGNLPAGKINAMKSEVRQRMLTAGAHYVIDSITDLPACIDTINKFNG
- the phnW gene encoding 2-aminoethylphosphonate--pyruvate transaminase yields the protein MRNYLLLTPGPLSTSPSVREAMLQDWCTWDKDYNEGIVSVIRQELLRITGLDNSYTSVLLQGSGTYSVEAVLGSAVKPEDKLLIVSNGAYGKRMGDIARYHGLNYAIISLKETLQVTADVVLKALVEHPDTTHLAMVHCETTTGIINPIEEVAKAIEGHELTFIVDAMSSFGGIPIDIDGLNIDFLISSANKCIQGVPGFGFIIAKRTKIESCKGTSRSLSLDIYDQWNEMEKGHGKWRFTSPTHVVRAFFQALKELNDEGGIAARHQRYRENHSILVEGMERLGFKALLPADVQSPIITSFLYPEKDFDFPAFYEALKQRGFVIYPGKISEAPTFRIGNIGDVFPEDFERLVDQVAAIRGNKTR
- a CDS encoding ABC transporter ATP-binding protein, which gives rise to MLELHNIKKIYNDTPVLNGISLTIGKGEIVSILGPSGSGKTTLLNVILGLTDMDGGSIIYDGEDLSRTPMQQRGFNIVFQDYALFPNLNAYQNITYGLKNKPNICSRKEVEELIELLGLSEHLDKRIEQLSGGQKQRVALARTLVMKPRILLLDEPLSALDGVIKESIKTRIKTIAREYNLTTVIVTHDPEEALTLSDRVLILNEGRISQYSTPVEIVSQPCNNFVKTFILNQLEIKRNNIMSLFGGCYAS
- a CDS encoding ABC transporter permease subunit; protein product: MHHKEKSEIKIVFWAVIAVFAVFLALPMGYLVRQSLSANGSFGLENYAETLANGRFLHSFGNSFLISGASALITTILAFFLAYTVNNTALPGRIRKIIGGLTISPMFLPTITYGFVIIYSFGKEGLLTTILGFQPFDIYGFNGMLLGYVIYTLPIAFLLINNTFKYIDKNFAIVSRIMGDTPIQTFFCTAVRPLVGTLGAAFIQAFTLSFTDFGIPASIGGQFDVVAIHLYNEMLGAIPNFAGGSTIAVIMLLPSIISIILIGYLERYNFRYNKISRQEIKSSPVRDTICASGSLILLGGIIAIFAVMFVVPFVRSWPYEPSLTFDNIIRLLKSPNLTGIYKNSLLVAFFTSAAGTVLAYGASLVTARSELHGAARSIINGIALVTNTIPGMVLGIAYLFAFSGTSLQNTFLILIVCNVIHFFTTPYLMGKSSLEKMNKGWEATASLMGDSWIKTMFRVVIPNSMGTILEIFSYYFINSMITISAIIFLVGARTAVLTTKIKELQHFAKFDEIFVMSILILLTNIVIRVVISRISQNRHAQ
- a CDS encoding extracellular solute-binding protein, producing the protein MKQLRSILAACILGSATMAFMTSCQGEKQVIIYSNADDEAIAAMGQALDKAGYKDKYMFTTFSTSELGGKVIAEGKNIEADMLTLSSYYLDSAQSANKMFLPLTFAMEPLKPVNPCFGPITGQEGAIFINTKVIEDRGIAVPKSLKDLAKPEYKGLISIPNIKSSSTAWLMVQALVNAYGEEETRQILKAMIDNAGPHLENSGSAPLKKLRAGEVAIAFGLRQQAVADKKKGLPIDYVDPTEGTFSLMEAVAIPDKGDNTNPETMKMAEIMIREGRKELIKTYPVPLFHGEQAVSDAKSPHQKTFPQPLTVELLKKHQSLMDN
- a CDS encoding autotransporter outer membrane beta-barrel domain-containing protein; translated protein: MGGYLSNSVVFSNTGSISFSDFSGYTGGAINCPYGGLIFSDINGNITFENNKSSSEGGAIQLRGNQADMPGNLTVHNLQGDFIAKGNSSTYGGVLFSISGHLDFSKTGDLIFENNMAQGNSYSNGGALYSGGVANHMSFVDTGNMVFRGNEAPYCGGAIYIDFTLLDENIAPILFQNTGDILFENNQATYGGAISALNYRPTSKYDIVFENTGKISFIGNSAVVGGGIYAGSLGSGLDVGVRITGAESVLFDSNYATKDGGGGSAIYSTNLYIANCGDVSFTNNRGVYDGNAVVYLSMMGKGNNVLSADRGDILFRNNLPGVNEYVNLAINAWGMDETDLNVRAAEGRKVSFYDPIIIEPDAEPEDAKPITWDLNKGDGYTGTVVFSGEDLEDPDMAVSTIKGGDLVVHQGSLVLQKGASLLVEGEGHGFSQYAGILDISNAKITAPFIRIGGTPEGDIVTIRPGEHAILEGDEITMNGNIIVDFAYHMTETGFSSPGPVEIIAGQFLLGGSLGIHDTETDTNYYYADNRWAAPHSFTLLHDTQQIHDGDFDSVASLATGSDRIDSPYTYNGTWSREWIDSDGDGTLDQLNVVWTPDTVEPPVDPVDPDDPNPPTPPAPIIRDILPELAGGLAMNTMWSSASNALSTSNAALGNLGVTRFKMEPKNNYWIKGLGDFTSHGSVGTRDGYDYNGGGYAVGADRKITTNAILGLSFGNLYGKNYSRSFVGDVDQTSEVALLYGGWRKEINPKNALTVTGSAGYGWTKNKMDSFHTGNWSHGEWDNRTLFGTLKGQWDHALKNNWSVSAFLGLEYTDVTQDSFTEKGWDARRFDEGHMRNLSLPVGMGVSKQSSLNGMGWVNSLSVSYVPDVYRENPSAGAERLMNGYRWTAKGIAPDRNAVRINYDSTLAISPQWTAYAGYEFEGRNRSVYHRVNLGVSFSY